The Coffea arabica cultivar ET-39 chromosome 4e, Coffea Arabica ET-39 HiFi, whole genome shotgun sequence genome includes a window with the following:
- the LOC140005493 gene encoding uncharacterized protein, whose translation MEVAMIRANIQEDSEATMARFLNGLNPEIRKKVELQDHFELQQMVSYAEKVERQALPIKTPSGRTTTSSSTPWRRDQLPTSNAWPRQGNKERENRRMEQPFHPSATPSKPTPRPTLPRPNTSTNQPKACFKCKGIGHLMAQCPNRSIMYMNEEGMWQSEGEEEYADMPPLEEEGKDADLVEIEEDPVARTMVTMRVLNAQAQEDDLQRSNIFHTRCKIGDEEFKDVFPEELPKGLPPIRGIEHQIDFVPGAILPNRPAYRANPEETKEIQRQVDSLLEKDQSLDEHVEHLRLVLSALRENSLFANMEKCVFCTPEVNFLRYIVGANGIHVDPAKVKAILEWPTPTNVSQVRSFHGLASFYRRFVKDFSTIAAPLNETIKKNVGFQWRKEQEESFNKLKDLLTSAPILALPNFDVTFEVECDASGIGIGAVLHQNNRPLAYFSEKLSGGALNYPTYDKELYAVVRALEVWQHYLMPKEFVIHTDHESIKFLKGQGKLHKRHAKWIAFIDSFPYIIKYKKGKDNVVADALSRSTIGMKVSCSKKIAYVFPIVRLGNYLLEKPMVED comes from the exons ATGGAGGTAGCAATGATAAGGGCCAATATACAAGAGGATTCGGAAGCAACCATGGCAAGATTTcttaatggattaaatcctgaaATTCGGAAGAAGGTTGAGCTTCAAGACCATTTTGAGCTACAACAAATGGTGTCTTATGCAGAGAAGGTGGAAAGGCAAGCCTTACCTATAAAGACACCTAGTGGCCGAACCACTACATCCTCTTCCACACCTTGGAGACGAGATCAATTGCCAACATCCAATGCTTGGCCAAGGCAAGGCaataaagaaagggaaaacagGCGAATGGAGCAACCGTTCCATCCGAGTGCAACTCCTTCTAAACCAACCCCGCGACCAACTCTTCCAAGGCCAAATACGTCTACCAACCAGCCAAAGGCATGTTTCAAATGTAAGGGAATTGGCCACCTCATGGCTCAATGCCCTAACCGAAGCATCATGTACATGAATGAAGAGGGAATGTGGCAAAGCGAAGGAGAGGAGGAATATGCGGACATGCCACCACTTGAAGAAGAGGGGAAGGATGCTGACCTGGTTGAAATAGAAGAGGACCCCGTGGCTCGAACTATGGTGACTATGAGAGTGCTAAATGCACAAGCTcaagaagatgatctccaaCGGTCCAACATTTTTCATACGAGATGCAAAATTGGAGATGAG gaattcaaggATGTGTTTCCGGAAGAACTACCAAAAGGATTACCTCCAATTCGAGGTATCGAACATCAAATCGACTTTGTTCCTGGAGCAATTCTCCCAAATCGACCAGCCTATAGAGCAAATccggaggaaacaaaggaaatccaaaGGCAAGTCGATTCCCTCCTTGAAAAGGACCAG TCTTTAGATGAACATGTTGAGCATTTGCGACTTGTTTTAAGTGCCTTGCGTGAAAATAGCTTGTTTGCTAACATGGAAAAATGTGTCTTCTGCACTCCTGAAGTTAATTTCCTTAGATATATTGTTGGTGCAAATGGCATACATGTTGATCCCGCCAAGGTAAAAGCCATCTTAGAGTGGCCGACTCCAACCAATGTGTCTCAAGTAAggtcttttcatggtcttgcaagTTTCTATAGGAGATTTGTTAAAGACTTTAGTACTATTGCAGCACCTTTGAATGAGACAATTAAAAAGAATGTGGGGTTTCAATGGAGAAAAGAGCAAGAAGAGTCATTTAATAAGCTTAAGGATTTGTTAACTTCAGCACCTATTCTTGCTTTGCCTAATTTTGATGTGACgtttgaagttgaatgtgatgctagtgGGATCGGCATAGGGGCTGTCTTACATCAAAATAATAGACCCTTGGCATATTTCAGTGAAAAGTTGAGTGGGGGAGCTCTTAATTACCCTACTTATGATAAAGAATTGTATGCTGTTGTGCGTGCTCTTGAAGTGTGGCAGCATTATCTTATGCCTAAGGAATTTGTGATACATACTGatcatgaatcaattaaattccttAAGGGTCAGGGAAAGTTGCATAAAAGACATGCGAAGTGGATTGCATTCATTGATTCCTTTCCgtacatcattaagtataagaagggGAAAGATAATGTCGTTGCGGATGCATTGTCTAGGAG tactatagGCATGAAGGTttcttgttcaaagaaaatCGCCTATGTATTCCCAATTGTTCGCTTAGGGAATTACTTGTTAGAGAAGCCCATGGTGGAGGATTGA